A region from the Musa acuminata AAA Group cultivar baxijiao chromosome BXJ1-10, Cavendish_Baxijiao_AAA, whole genome shotgun sequence genome encodes:
- the LOC135594950 gene encoding disease resistance protein RGA2-like, which yields MAVSSDLKFVLLEILPTPELMAQGRELRIQNHLEMVHDCIWALNAVIIDAQMRALKEPEVEEWVNDVGIAVADVEDLLHSILGWQPRGAAASNLLSCSFPNVDGVASRHAILLEMEEKARRLNYLVRRGSSLCLRKEMMDSTYPRREEEEEKEEYFKILREEMVGRDDEVEKIIDKIGRKRRRRSNSVHDDDGLWYFLLSGPFLVGKTSIARMVYHHPWVSKHFDRRVWIDGSKVSSFDAMWVIKEFMRSIAGEPCEDVWLFYDRFGGSHRYLIILDDFFIGLDEQDKLFQLEHFFLLMGKPGSLVMLIGDYNLDDIFFLRSRHAFLRQSVNTISEDNWVKLFMRHALSHPDQAGVVEEWMLVSFARRLHRYFSLYPLYAKMLGLIFRYTEMSRWQEEIDALCRTEQI from the coding sequence ATGGCGGTGTCGTCCGATTTGAAGTTCGTACTATTGGAAATACTACCGACGCCTGAACTGATGGCGCAAGGACGGGAGCTCCGTATCCAAAATCACCTGGAGATGGTTCACGATTGCATCTGGGCCCTCAATGCGGTGATCATAGATGCCCAGATGCGAGCGTTGAAGGAGCCGGAAGTGGAGGAGTGGGTGAACGACGTCGGGATAGCCGTCGCGGACGTTGAAGACCTGCTCCACAGCATCCTAGGCTGGCAACCGAGGGGAGCGGCGGCATCCAATCTCTTGTCGTGCTCCTTCCCCAACGTCGACGGAGTAGCATCTCGCCATGCTATTCTACTAGAGATGGAGGAGAAGGCACGCAGGTTGAATTACCTCGTGAGGAGAGGGTCTTCGCTATGCCTTCGAAAGGAGATGATGGATTCTACATATCCacgacgagaagaagaagaagaaaaagaagagtacTTCAAAATCTTGAGAGAAGAGATGGTGGGAAGAGACGacgaagtagaaaaaatcatagaTAAAATCGGTCGGAAGCGGCGACGACGATCCAACTCTGTGCATGATGATGATGGGCTTTGGTACTTCCTCCTATCCGGCCCATTTTTGGTGGGGAAGACATCCATCGCTCGCATGGTTTACCACCATCCATGGGTCAGCAAGCACTTTGATCGTCGAGTCTGGATTGATGGGTCCAAAGTATCTTCCTTCGACGCCATGTGGGTCATCAAAGAATTTATGAGATCGATTGCTGGGGAGCCATGCGAGGACGTCTGGCTGTTTTATGATCGATTCGGTGGAAGCCACAGATACTTAATCATCCTAGATGACTTCTTTATTGGGTTGGATGAGCAGGACAAGTTATTTCAATTGGAGCACTTTTTCCTTCTCATGGGTAAACCGGGCAGCTTAGTGATGCTCATCGGTGATTACAATCtcgatgatatattttttttacgtTCACGACATGCTTTCTTAAGACAATCTGTTAATACTATATCGGAAGACAATTGGGTAAAATTATTCATGAGACACGCACTGAGCCATCCTGATCAGGCCGGGGTAGTGGAGGAATGGATGCTAGTTTCATTCGCCCGGAGACTTCATCGTTATTTCAGTTTGTATCCTCTGTATGCCAAGATGTTGGGATTGATATTTAGATACACTGAGATGAGTCGATGGCAAGAAGAAATAGATGCTCTGTGTAGGACGGAGCAAATATAA
- the LOC135594752 gene encoding disease resistance protein RGA2-like, with the protein MRVGRDSTIPQQCLHLHLLVDSRTSAFPTSLSAKVNNKLRTLSLHREEEMVLKQQPCQITDISATMFANLIHLRILHLGDTRIQQFPHTVGKLLNLRYLNLSKSEIQVLPVSLCNLRNLRVLNLAWCEKLWRLPRRIYNLRSLQIMKLAFCARLQRLPKSITGLANLQELDLEGCHDLIELPENFRNLRKLTYLNIIKCRSLTRMSAELEQMHNLQMLFGYPISTIGSIKDVISELQSLIGLEKLDLWNLQIVSKLKDASTPPMLLQEVLPKLKHLALHWKWDNMNDVEKASDVTSLQVLEGLQPNIYLSKLEIVSYAGKDFPVWMNDVNFYLYNLTEIRLVNLRRCERLPLLGELVHLKIVEISGMDSITVATFHTYYSERIIRLDKLIFSEMPQLEKWEEPTDKWAGPREVNVEWDTEELTLIQCPKLRTWESNLRVRKLNIWLNNEMLWHCQSVGWLRLISRIDELTIVGCHELMCLPQVLRSNRWVIQLTIIRCNKLVSIPDWLVEIVSPQSLFISGCTELSYIPPQLKHMATSSTTT; encoded by the coding sequence ATGAGGGTTGGTCGAGATTCTACAATCCCACAACAATGTCTTCATCTACACTTGCTCGTGGATTCCCGTACATCCGCATTTCCCACGAGCTTATCTGCAAAAGTAAACAACAAGTTGAGAACCCTATCTTTGCATAGGGAGGAGGAGATGGTTCTTAAACAACAGCCATGTCAGATCACAGATATCTCGGCAACCATGTTTGCAAATCTTATCCATCTACGCATCTTGCATTTAGGTGATACAAGGATCCAACAATTTCCTCACACGGTTGGCAAGTTACTAAACTTGAGATACCTCAACCTTTCTAAGAGTGAAATCCAGGTACTTCCTGTATCCTTATGTAACCTTCGAAATTTACGAGTTCTAAATTTAGCTTGGTGTGAGAAGCTTTGGAGACTACCTAGACGGATCTACAATCTTAGGAGTCTACAGATCATGAAGTTAGCTTTTTGTGCAAGGCTTCAAAGGTTGCCCAAATCAATCACCGGCCTTGCGAATCTACAAGAATTAGACCTCGAAGGTTGTCATGACCTCATCGAATTACCCGAGAATTTTCGTAACCTGAGAAAATTGACATACCTGAATATAATCAAGTGTCGCTCTTTGACACGAATGTCGGCAGAATTAGAGCAAATGCATAACCTTCAAATGTTATTTGGATATCCTATTAGTACAATCGGTAGTATTAAAGATGTCATCTCAGAGTTGCAATCTCTAATAGGTctcgaaaaacttgatttgtggaATCTCCAAATCGTCTCAAAACTAAAGGATGCTTCCACTCCTCCAATGCTGTTGCAAGAAGTACTACCAAAGCTCAAACATTTGGCACTGCATTGGAAATGGGATAATATGAATGATGTCGAGAAAGCTTCTGATGTCACATCGTTGCAGGTACTTGAGGGCCTCCAACCTAATATATATTTGTCAAAACTAGAAATCGTTTCATATGCTGGTAAGGACTTCCCCGTATGGATGAATGATGTGAATTTCTATCTCTATAATTTGACGGAGATCAGATTGGTCAATCTCCGGAGATGTGAAAGGCTGCCACTACTCGGGGAACTAGTTCATCTCAAGATTGTTGAGATAAGCGGCATGGATTCAATCACTGTTGCAACATTCCATACTTATTATTCCGAGAGAATAATAAGGTTAGATAAACTAATTTTCTCTGAAATGCCTCAGCTAGAAAAATGGGAAGAACCAACAGACAAATGGGCAGGACCAAGAGAAGTAAATGTTGAATGGGACACTGAAGAATTGACACTGATACAGTGCCCAAAATTGAGGACATGGGAGTCGAACCTGAGGGTGAGAAAGTTGAACATTTGGTTGAACAATGAGATGCTATGGCATTGTCAATCCGTGGGTTGGTTGAGACTCATCAGCCGTATAGACGAGTTGACGATTGTTGGATGCCATGAGCTGATGTGTTTGCCACAAGTTTTACGGTCGAATCGATGGGTCATCCAGTTGACCATTATTCGCTGCAATAAATTGGTCTCTATACCAGATTGGCTGGTAGAAATCGTATCTCCACAATCTTTGTTTATATCTGGTTGCACTGAGCTGTCATACATACCACCGCAACTCAAACACATGGCCACATCTTCGACTACAACATAG